One window of Saimiri boliviensis isolate mSaiBol1 chromosome 4, mSaiBol1.pri, whole genome shotgun sequence genomic DNA carries:
- the LOC120361109 gene encoding HLA class I histocompatibility antigen, alpha chain G-like isoform X1: protein MAPRTLVLLLSAAVALTETWAGSHSLRYFQTAVSRPGRREPHFFAVGYVDDMQFERFDSDAATPRTEPRTPWMEQEGPEYWDLQTRTLKARAQTNQVCLRNLRGYYNQSEAGSHTYQRMYGCDLGPDGRLLRGYDKRAYDGKDYLALNEDLRSWTAADRAAQVTQRKFEAAHEAEKMKAYLEGTCVESLRRYLENGKERLQRADPPKTHVTHHPISDQEATLRCWALGFYPAEITLTWQRDGEDQTQDTEFVETRPSGDGTFQKWAAVVVPSGEEQRYTCHVQHEGLPEPHTLRWEPCSQPTIRIMGIIAGLAVLGAVVTGAVVAAVMWRRLSSGPVFVLPQAVTVPRALMCLSRLVKPGTAALCGTEIQDFFTPPFCDLKSLWHLFCKGI, encoded by the exons ATGGCGCCCCGAACCCTCGTCCTGCTGCTCTCGGCGGCCGTGGCCCTGACCGAGACCTGGGCGG GCTCCCACTCCTTGAGGTATTTCCAGACCGCCGTGTCCCGGCCCGGCCGCCGGGAGCCCCACTTCTTCGCCGTGGGCTACGTGGACGACATGCAGTTCGAGCGGTTTGACAGCGACGCGGCAACTCCGAGAACCGAGCCGCGGACGCCTTGGATGGAGCAGGAGGGGCCGGAGTATTGGGACCTGCAGACTCGGACCCTCAAGGCCCGCGCGCAGACAAACCAAGTGTGCCTGCGGAACCTGCGCGGCTACTACAACCAGAGCGAGGCGG ggtcTCACACCTACCAGAGGATGTATGGCTGCGACCTGGGGCCTGATGGGCGCCTCCTCCGCGGGTATGACAAGCGCGCCTACGACGGCAAGGATTACCTCGCCCTGAACGAGGACCTGCGCTCCTGGACCGCGGCGGACAGGGCGGCTCAGGTCACCCAGCGCAAGTTCGAGGCGGCCCATGAGGCGGAGAAGATGAAAGCTTACCTGGAGGGCACGTGCGTGGAGTCGCTCCGCAGATACCTGGAGAACGGGAAGGAAAGGCTGCAGCGTGCAG ACCCCCCAAAGACACACGTGACCCACCACCCCATCTCTGACCAAGAGGCCACCCtgaggtgctgggccctgggcttcTACCCTGCGGAGATCACACTGACCTGGCAGCGGGATGGGGAGGACCAAACTCAAGACACTGAGTTTGTGGAGACCAGGCCTTCAGGGGATGGAACCTTCCAGAAGTGGGCGGCTGTGGTGGTGCCTTCTGGAGAAGAGCAGAGATACACGTGCCATGTGCAGCACGAGGGGCTGCCGGAGCCCCACACCCTGAGATGGG AGCCGTGTTCCCAGCCCACCATCCGCATCATGGGCATCATTGCTGGCCTGGCTGTCCTAGGAGCTGTGGTCACTGGAGCTGTGGTTGCTGCTGTGATGTGGAGGAGGTTGAGTTCAG GTCCTGTTTTTGTTCTACCCCAGGCAGTGACAGTGCCCAGGGCTCTGATGTGTCTCTCACGGCTTGTAAAG CCTGGCACAGCTGCCTTGTGTGGGACTGAGATACAGGATTTCTTCACGCCTCCTTTTTGTGACTTGAAGAGCCTCTGGCATCTCTTCTGCAAAGGCATCTGA
- the LOC120361109 gene encoding patr class I histocompatibility antigen, A-126 alpha chain-like isoform X2, which produces MAPRTLVLLLSAAVALTETWAGSHSLRYFQTAVSRPGRREPHFFAVGYVDDMQFERFDSDAATPRTEPRTPWMEQEGPEYWDLQTRTLKARAQTNQVCLRNLRGYYNQSEAGSHTYQRMYGCDLGPDGRLLRGYDKRAYDGKDYLALNEDLRSWTAADRAAQVTQRKFEAAHEAEKMKAYLEGTCVESLRRYLENGKERLQRADPPKTHVTHHPISDQEATLRCWALGFYPAEITLTWQRDGEDQTQDTEFVETRPSGDGTFQKWAAVVVPSGEEQRYTCHVQHEGLPEPHTLRWEPCSQPTIRIMGIIAGLAVLGAVVTGAVVAAVMWRRLSSGSDSAQGSDVSLTACKAWHSCLVWD; this is translated from the exons ATGGCGCCCCGAACCCTCGTCCTGCTGCTCTCGGCGGCCGTGGCCCTGACCGAGACCTGGGCGG GCTCCCACTCCTTGAGGTATTTCCAGACCGCCGTGTCCCGGCCCGGCCGCCGGGAGCCCCACTTCTTCGCCGTGGGCTACGTGGACGACATGCAGTTCGAGCGGTTTGACAGCGACGCGGCAACTCCGAGAACCGAGCCGCGGACGCCTTGGATGGAGCAGGAGGGGCCGGAGTATTGGGACCTGCAGACTCGGACCCTCAAGGCCCGCGCGCAGACAAACCAAGTGTGCCTGCGGAACCTGCGCGGCTACTACAACCAGAGCGAGGCGG ggtcTCACACCTACCAGAGGATGTATGGCTGCGACCTGGGGCCTGATGGGCGCCTCCTCCGCGGGTATGACAAGCGCGCCTACGACGGCAAGGATTACCTCGCCCTGAACGAGGACCTGCGCTCCTGGACCGCGGCGGACAGGGCGGCTCAGGTCACCCAGCGCAAGTTCGAGGCGGCCCATGAGGCGGAGAAGATGAAAGCTTACCTGGAGGGCACGTGCGTGGAGTCGCTCCGCAGATACCTGGAGAACGGGAAGGAAAGGCTGCAGCGTGCAG ACCCCCCAAAGACACACGTGACCCACCACCCCATCTCTGACCAAGAGGCCACCCtgaggtgctgggccctgggcttcTACCCTGCGGAGATCACACTGACCTGGCAGCGGGATGGGGAGGACCAAACTCAAGACACTGAGTTTGTGGAGACCAGGCCTTCAGGGGATGGAACCTTCCAGAAGTGGGCGGCTGTGGTGGTGCCTTCTGGAGAAGAGCAGAGATACACGTGCCATGTGCAGCACGAGGGGCTGCCGGAGCCCCACACCCTGAGATGGG AGCCGTGTTCCCAGCCCACCATCCGCATCATGGGCATCATTGCTGGCCTGGCTGTCCTAGGAGCTGTGGTCACTGGAGCTGTGGTTGCTGCTGTGATGTGGAGGAGGTTGAGTTCAG GCAGTGACAGTGCCCAGGGCTCTGATGTGTCTCTCACGGCTTGTAAAG CCTGGCACAGCTGCCTTGTGTGGGACTGA